Below is a window of Falco peregrinus isolate bFalPer1 chromosome 3, bFalPer1.pri, whole genome shotgun sequence DNA.
TGTTAGCTGCAAGGGGATGCTTGCTGGATGCCCTCCGACCATCTGAGTAGACAGCCATCAGCTGCAAAACgtgtataaaaaaattattctgtcaAACTaactgggaaaagcaaaagaaacactCCCATTTACTACTCCTGAATTTCAAACCTCCAGAGTGCTCATCAAAGCATTCAGTTTTCATCCTTCCAAGacagattttgcatttcctcCCAGCTGTCACTGTCAGACCGTAATAGGAAACAACAGAGAAAACGTGGTATGTGGCTGGGAAGGATGAGATGAATGAGCTACTCAATGGTCTGCTGTGTGGTCAAAAGAAACTCTTTCCACGGGTTCGTTATTTCACATGTCTGATGCAATTCATATTATCAGCAGAAATCTCCTAGAACCTCACTGGTAATTAAGACATACCTGCAATTTCTAGGTCCCATATCCAGAACCACATATAGGAAAGACCTTAAGCAAGGTCCTTTGCCACTCCCTTCCGTGCCCTTGCTCTGTCTCCTGCCTGCGGCTGTGACTTTGCCTCTGTAAAggctctgctctccctcctTGCAGACAGCCCATCGGCTCCAGTAAATGTCACAGTCAAACACCTGAAAGCCAACTCAGCTGTTGTGACTTGGGATGTTCTGGAAGATGAAGTTGTCATTGGATTTGCCATTTCCCAACAGGTACGGTGCCTACAGTTACCCAGTTTCAGTCATGTTCATCTTCACCCCAGGTCCCCTCAGTTTCCAAATTCTCTTGCTGTAGTTTAAGCCCATTTCTTCTCGTCCTGTCCCTTGTGGTCTCGGAGGGGACTTGGCTTCCCATCCTCTTTGCAGCAGTGCTTCACGTTTTGGtggctgcagagaggaaagggtCTGATGGTCTCCACATCCGTGGTggacagggcaggaggcagTGGTCTTAGATGACAGCAGTGCACACGGGAGGCCTCTCCACCACTCTGTGCTCTCCTCTCTCGGCTTCCAGAAGAAGGACGTGCGGATGCTGCGCTTCATCCAGGAGGTGAACACCACCACCCGCTCCTGTGCCCTCTGGGACCTAGAGGAGGACACTGAGTACATTGTGCATGTCCAGTCCATCAGCATCCAAGGCCAGAGCCCTGCCAGTGAGCCAGTTCTCTTCAAGACCCCCAGGGAAGCTGAGAAACTAGCCTCTAAAAATAAAGGCAAGTGTGGGTGAGTTCCTATGTGGCCCCTGGGACGCCCAGGCAGTGTAGggctctgcagagaggaaagcagtaTCCTGTGCAACGAGAACAGCTGGGTTAAACACATGCAGGGCCACGTGCCCTCTCACAGCCCCACGCAGACAGGCGGGATGCCCTGAGTGTACACAGCAGACGAGGCTGACCAGTGCACAAAGCGATAGAGAGATGTTGCCAAAGCCTGGCTGTTCATTTCTCCCATTTCAGATGAGGTTTAATAGACAAAGTGAGAAGGAGAAGTTTTCCAGACTGGGAGCTGTGTGTCCAGCATCCTTGCAAGTGGAGAATGCCAGGGGAAATTCCTGAGAAGCCCATGAACTCGTGTGGAACTAGACCCCTGGACGACACTGGGCACAACACCGCTGTGCTCACAGGGTACCTGGGGGGCATTCGCTGAGCCTCCTCTGCTTAGATTCCAGGACAGCGGGGGAAAAAATTACCCAGAGATTCccatttttcttatatttcaaatatttccgTCGAATCACAGAAAGCTGAGGTGTGAAGGGACCTCTTGAGATCACCTAATGCAAACCCCTGCTCAAGGagggtcacctagagcaggctgtCCAGGACCATGGCCAGTtgagttttgagtatctccatgGAGGAAATCAGGGACGTCCTCACTGGCAACTCCTTCCCTTGTTCCTCTTAAGCCAAACCAGATTGTTGAAGGTTTTCTGTCAGCAAGAATCTGTGATGTAAAAAGGGCTAGGGAGCACAGGGGTCTGGGATATAAAGGGTTACTGCCTCTTAATTACTATAAAGGACCCAGCCTGTTGCAAGGCTTTTGGCCATGGTTCCTCGGATGCTGTGAGTTCTTAACTCTTCCTGCTAAAATGATTtggtgtctgtaaatactgaaCTGCTGTTCATCTGAAAGCACTAAAAGGAGCACTGCTTCCCTCCCTGGAGGCCTGAACTGTAATCTTCTTAGCGCTTTGAAGCCAAGGAGGTGCATTACGCTCTGCAAAAAGGCCCTGCTCATTTCTGAATCCCATGGCTCCACTGAAAAATATCAGGCCAGGCTCCACGCTCCTGCGCTGGGAGAGGAACTGCTGAAGCATGCAAGGCTTTGTGACAGGCGCAGACGGCACTAACAGAGACCAGAGACAGAGCAGAGCGAGCCGCCACGGGGCAAGGTGACATGTGGACTTACCCCatggcagctcctctgcagatCCTCCCTTGCCCCAGCGCCCGCAGGCTGGCGGGGGCagttgctgcagagcagctgctgccctgcaagcTCAGATCGCAGCTCGCATGAGTGATGGGCGAGGACTCTCTCCCTGCTAGCTTTGACCCTGACACATTAATGATGTGAGTCAAGGGCACTGTTTAGCAGTGTCTAGCGCAGCCCGAGCCGTGTAGTTCGGTTTCATGATGTCTCTTTCCCCTTGTGCAGATGAGGTGACAATGAAGGAGATGGCGAAGAAGAACCAACAGCTACGAGCAGGGGAAATTCTCATCATTGTTGTGGTGTTGTTTATGTGGGCAGGTCAGTTCAACCTTTCTGTCAAAAGCATGTAATATCCTAGAGACCGCTGGCTTGCTCGGTTTGCATGTGTAATCATGGAagacctgaaaagaaaaacccttcCTCCCGTAAATTCAGCTGTAAGGGCGCCTCAGTTCCCTCTGCAGCATCACAAGTGGGGCAGTGCCAAAAGCAGGTGAATCAGTGGTCTGATCTGCTCCAGCAGGAAGTAGGTAATGGACCTGATGAACCAATTGCCTAATTTCCCATGGCTAATCCTGTAATCTCAATTTTTCCAGAATGCACTGATGGTAATGCCCTCAGCCTCCCAACAGGATGCCTCGAGCCCTTCAAATGATACAGGTCACTGTAATTATCTGGCTATTATATGACTCCAACTCTCATGCAAAACAGCAATTGAAGAGTCTCACTCTCAACACTCACTATTACATATACACTAAAACCCACTTCAGaatcaattaaaataatggaagCATGGAAAGAACAAATAGCCCCAAACATCAAAACACCAATAAACCCAGATCCTCTCAACACCTactattaaaatacaaagaatagTATTTAGTAGGAAGAGGCGGGACAATAGCAGAAATACATTAaccaaaaggaaggaaaagtctACATGAGCTGGGGacggggggaggaggaaggactAGCGTTAGCTGAAAGCTGTTGTCCCCAAGAGTGCTTTGGAGCCAAACTTTCAGCAATCCTTTGAAATGCCCCCCTCGTCCTCCTTCCACCTTGCAGCCACTAATCTTTTTAATCCAAGCGGAGGTTCTGCTACAAGACGGCTACTGTAGTATATGATTTTACAAGCAAGCCCACaggcccagctgcagctgcgAGCACCCAGTGCTCTGGAAAGTACAGTAAAATCATCCCAGGGCCACTTTGCTGTGGGATGTGATGGATACAGGTAGGCACATACATTAACGGAGCATCAGATCAATGTGCTACTTCATTAGGAAGATCCCTCACTACGTCTTCctgtaataaatacaaatatataaattagATATCCAAAGAGAAGCAAGAGTTTTCCAACATGAGTTTGGGATCACATTTCAACAGAGCTTACAGCAAAACGTACCTAGGGTAGATCTTGCTCGTATGTTTGATGCTAGTAAACATGGAGAGGAAAATGCCTCTGACTCCTGCTCTGTCTGCTTAGAAGGTCTGAAGTGGCCTTAGCCAGCCTCTCAGCTTGTTCAGTTTGGAAATTACACGCATGAGTTAATGGGAAGTAAAGTTTGTACATGTTCGATTTCTGTTTAGAGCCCCAGCGTCCCCTGGCTGCCAGTCAGCTGCGTCAAACATTAATGAAAGCGCATTTACAGAGCACATTACCCAAGGGGGGATGGTTCAGGTGACCCAAGGAAATTGGCAGGAAGGGAAATTAGCACTATGGTAAATCTATGATCCGTAAAAGACAACCTTTATCGCTCTGTATTTAGGCCTCTTGTCTCAGTCAAACCACTTTCCCACACACAGAATTTTCCTGGGTCAGAAAACTGAACCACAATAGCACTGAGTGGCTATGGGCTCCGGCAACTTAACGTTATGCTCACCACTGAAACGATGTGGCCCCTAAAGGTGGTGGTctgtcctctctgctgctgtaaaCTAACAATCCTGACTTGGTAGGGGATGCATCAGCTTACTCCAACAGAAGATTCAGCCCATTTATACTAGAGTCTGCTGAGGCAATATATCTCCAGGGAGAGATATGAAGAGGAAA
It encodes the following:
- the FNDC5 gene encoding fibronectin type III domain-containing protein 5 isoform X1 yields the protein MEPFLGCTGAALLLCFSYAGLRPVAADSPSAPVNVTVKHLKANSAVVTWDVLEDEVVIGFAISQQKKDVRMLRFIQEVNTTTRSCALWDLEEDTEYIVHVQSISIQGQSPASEPVLFKTPREAEKLASKNKDEVTMKEMAKKNQQLRAGEILIIVVVLFMWAGVIALFCRQYDIIKDNEPNNSKEKVKSASENSTPEHQSGGLLRSKFPKNKPSVNIIEA
- the FNDC5 gene encoding fibronectin type III domain-containing protein 5 isoform X2, with product MQLADSPSAPVNVTVKHLKANSAVVTWDVLEDEVVIGFAISQQKKDVRMLRFIQEVNTTTRSCALWDLEEDTEYIVHVQSISIQGQSPASEPVLFKTPREAEKLASKNKDEVTMKEMAKKNQQLRAGEILIIVVVLFMWAGVIALFCRQYDIIKDNEPNNSKEKVKSASENSTPEHQSGGLLRSKFPKNKPSVNIIEA